In bacterium 336/3, the following proteins share a genomic window:
- a CDS encoding carnitine dehydratase, whose translation MYLKNIRVIELASVLAAPSVGQFLAELGAEVIKIENPLTKGDVTRSWKLASENPETTVSAYFSSVNWGKTSVCLNIQKKTDLERLYKMVEQADIVLASYKPQDAEKLGVDYETLSKINPRLIYGHITGYGNDFGKVGYDAIIQAEAGFMFMNGEPDSPPTKMPVALVDVLAGHQLKEGILLALLGRIQTGEGAYIEVSLFDSAVSALVNQATNWLNAGHTPVRMGSEHPNIVPYGSIFMTKDEKLITLAVGTDKHFAMLCDLLDISELADSEKFATNAQRVKNRKELLPILKEKIALWDKNTLLERLEDLKIPAGGINTMPEVFEMPFTKELMFKTQNLKGIRQWVGKINGKRGVEPPEPPALEL comes from the coding sequence ATGTATTTAAAAAATATTCGTGTCATAGAATTGGCTTCGGTACTAGCTGCTCCAAGTGTGGGGCAGTTTTTGGCTGAATTGGGTGCTGAGGTTATCAAGATAGAAAATCCGCTTACAAAAGGAGATGTAACTCGCAGTTGGAAACTCGCTTCCGAAAATCCAGAAACAACGGTTTCAGCTTATTTTTCGTCTGTAAACTGGGGAAAAACATCTGTGTGCTTGAACATTCAGAAGAAAACAGACTTAGAACGCCTCTACAAAATGGTAGAACAGGCAGATATTGTACTAGCAAGCTATAAACCCCAAGATGCCGAAAAACTGGGAGTAGATTATGAAACATTGTCTAAAATAAACCCACGCCTCATTTATGGGCATATTACAGGCTACGGCAACGATTTTGGAAAAGTAGGTTATGATGCGATTATCCAAGCCGAAGCAGGTTTTATGTTTATGAATGGCGAACCCGATAGCCCGCCTACTAAAATGCCTGTGGCTCTTGTAGATGTACTGGCTGGACATCAGCTCAAAGAAGGTATTTTGCTTGCATTGCTGGGGCGTATACAGACAGGTGAAGGGGCATACATTGAGGTTTCACTGTTCGACTCGGCTGTTTCGGCTCTTGTCAATCAGGCTACCAACTGGCTCAATGCTGGGCATACGCCTGTTCGTATGGGTAGCGAACACCCCAATATTGTGCCTTATGGAAGTATTTTTATGACCAAAGACGAAAAACTCATTACACTGGCAGTAGGCACTGATAAGCACTTTGCCATGCTTTGCGATTTGCTTGATATTTCGGAATTAGCTGATTCTGAAAAGTTTGCCACCAATGCACAAAGAGTAAAAAACAGAAAAGAGTTACTGCCAATTCTCAAAGAAAAAATAGCACTTTGGGATAAAAACACCCTTCTTGAACGTTTGGAAGACCTAAAAATACCAGCAGGAGGGATTAATACCATGCCAGAAGTCTTTGAAATGCCTTTTACCAAAGAATTGATGTTTAAAACTCAAAATTTAAAAGGTATCAGACAATGGGTTGGTAAAATTAATGGAAAACGAGGCGTAGAGCCTCCAGAGCCTCCAGCTTTGGAGTTGTAA
- a CDS encoding alcohol dehydrogenase, which produces MKALILTTEEIEIQNIEKPVAQAGEVVIKVQYGSLNRRDQWARVGLYPGMTYNCVLGSDGCGIVESVGDGVDASWIGQEVVINPNQNWGEDPRHPNSKTYTILGMPKNGVFAEYVCVPVDRIHKKPTYLTPKEAAAIPLAALTAYRACFYKGNIQKGDHVLVTGIGGGVAQFAAQFAMAQGAKVWVTSGSDEKLSTMKTKYSITGGANYKKEDWQKDLLKESGGFDVVIDSAGGSDFNLLLKTLKQSATLVFYGATLGSVKLDMPRVFFGQYTIKGTTMGNDQEFADMLAFIEKHQIHPIIDSVRPFKQIVEAFNDMRDGKIFGKVVIEM; this is translated from the coding sequence ATGAAAGCACTTATTTTGACAACCGAAGAAATTGAAATTCAAAATATAGAAAAACCTGTAGCTCAGGCTGGTGAGGTAGTAATCAAAGTTCAATATGGTTCTTTAAATCGCAGAGACCAATGGGCAAGAGTAGGGCTATACCCTGGGATGACCTACAATTGTGTTTTGGGATCGGATGGTTGTGGAATTGTGGAAAGTGTGGGGGATGGTGTAGATGCTTCTTGGATTGGACAGGAAGTAGTTATCAATCCTAATCAGAATTGGGGAGAAGACCCAAGACATCCCAATTCAAAAACTTATACGATTTTGGGAATGCCTAAAAACGGAGTTTTTGCAGAATATGTATGTGTACCTGTGGATAGAATTCATAAAAAACCTACATACCTGACTCCAAAAGAGGCTGCTGCTATTCCATTGGCTGCCCTGACAGCCTACAGAGCTTGTTTTTATAAAGGAAATATCCAAAAAGGAGATCATGTACTGGTTACAGGTATTGGAGGAGGTGTGGCTCAATTTGCTGCTCAATTTGCAATGGCACAAGGAGCAAAAGTATGGGTTACTTCGGGTAGCGATGAAAAACTTTCAACCATGAAAACCAAGTATTCTATTACTGGTGGGGCAAATTATAAAAAAGAAGACTGGCAAAAAGACTTACTCAAAGAATCGGGTGGTTTTGATGTAGTAATTGATAGTGCAGGTGGAAGTGATTTTAATTTGCTCTTGAAAACCCTTAAACAATCTGCAACCCTTGTATTTTATGGAGCTACATTGGGTAGCGTGAAATTAGATATGCCTCGTGTGTTCTTTGGGCAATATACCATCAAAGGTACAACCATGGGCAACGACCAAGAATTTGCAGATATGCTTGCATTCATCGAAAAACACCAAATACACCCTATCATAGACTCTGTACGCCCTTTTAAGCAGATTGTAGAGGCATTTAATGATATGCGAGATGGCAAAATTTTCGGAAAAGTGGTGATAGAGATGTAG
- a CDS encoding Fis family transcriptional regulator, with product MARILIIDDEASIRYALREILEYEKHKVEEAKDGEEGLAMLTKEDYDIALCDIKMPKMDGLEVLTKFSELGKNTQFIMISAHGTIETAVDATKKGAYEFITKPPDLNRLLITVKNALEKTSLVKETKILKKVISKKYEIIGESEVIKQIKDDIEKIAKTDARVLIIGPNGSGKELVCRQIHEQSERVSMPLVEVNCAAIPSELIESELFGHEKGSFTGAIKDKKGKFEQADGGTLFLDEIGDMSLSAQAKVLRALQEQKITRVGSDKDIKVNVRVIAATNKDLKEEIKKGNFREDLFHRLGVIMVKVPSLDERKDDIPLLIDRFLNDIAEDYRNSPKKIDKDAIVLLQERNWSGNIRELRNVVERLVIMGGVKITTEDVKKYAML from the coding sequence ATGGCAAGAATATTAATCATTGATGATGAGGCAAGTATCCGTTATGCCTTAAGAGAAATATTAGAATACGAAAAACATAAAGTAGAAGAAGCAAAAGATGGAGAAGAAGGGCTTGCAATGTTGACCAAAGAAGATTATGACATTGCATTGTGTGATATTAAAATGCCCAAAATGGATGGTTTGGAGGTACTTACCAAATTTTCTGAATTGGGTAAAAATACTCAATTTATCATGATTTCGGCTCATGGTACCATAGAAACAGCCGTAGATGCTACCAAAAAAGGAGCTTATGAGTTTATTACAAAACCACCAGATCTCAATCGTTTGCTCATAACAGTTAAGAACGCCTTGGAAAAAACAAGTCTTGTGAAAGAAACCAAGATACTTAAAAAAGTTATCAGCAAAAAATACGAAATTATAGGCGAATCAGAGGTTATCAAGCAAATAAAAGATGATATTGAAAAAATAGCTAAAACAGATGCTCGTGTTCTGATTATAGGACCCAATGGTTCAGGTAAAGAGCTTGTTTGCAGACAAATACACGAACAAAGTGAAAGAGTTTCTATGCCTCTTGTTGAGGTTAATTGTGCAGCTATTCCTAGTGAACTCATTGAAAGTGAGCTTTTTGGGCATGAAAAAGGTTCGTTTACAGGAGCTATCAAAGATAAAAAAGGAAAATTTGAACAAGCTGATGGAGGCACACTCTTTTTGGATGAAATCGGGGATATGAGCCTCTCAGCACAAGCCAAAGTATTAAGGGCTTTACAAGAACAGAAAATAACTCGTGTAGGTAGTGATAAGGATATCAAAGTAAATGTACGAGTGATAGCAGCCACCAACAAAGACTTAAAAGAAGAAATCAAAAAAGGAAATTTTAGAGAAGACTTATTTCATAGATTGGGTGTAATTATGGTAAAAGTACCTTCGTTAGATGAAAGAAAAGACGATATACCTTTGCTTATAGATAGATTTTTAAACGACATTGCTGAAGATTATCGAAACTCTCCCAAAAAAATAGATAAAGACGCTATTGTTTTACTTCAAGAAAGAAACTGGTCTGGAAATATCAGAGAATTGCGTAATGTGGTAGAAAGACTTGTAATTATGGGAGGAGTAAAAATTACCACTGAAGATGTAAAAAAATATGCAATGCTGTAA
- a CDS encoding gamma-glutamyltranspeptidase produces the protein MKKLFLSNFILLLFCFVTSAQQKRGVIASKAMVVSAYPDASKIGLEVLKKGGNAFDAMIATELALAVCYPVAGNIGGGGFMVYRTHKSEYGTLDYREKAPKKAHKDMFLDAQRNVIPNLSLESHLAVGVPGTVDGLWQVHQKFGTLPFKDLVQPAIDLAYKGVILTKAEADGLNEYRADFIKNNTQIPHWVKPEGIFWKAGDTLKHIDLAHTLERIRDNGREGFYKGKTAELIVAQMKSPQANKGIISLEDLQNYKATWRKPVIGSYKDYKIISMSPPSAGGIGLIQMLGMVEKFPLKEWGFHHPKSIQAIIEAERRFYADRATYIGDPDFYKVPIKKLLDKTYIAKRIKDFTPEKATPSRQIKAGVLSGKESEETTHYSIVDALGNAVAVTTTLNDNYGSKIMVHGAGFLLNNEMDDFSSKTGVPNMFGVVGGKANAIAPNKRMLSSMTPTILEKNNKLFMIVGTPGGSTITTSVFQVVLNVIEFDMSLQEAIEKPRFHHQWLPDLVYIEKATFDEKTRMILKQWGYTLQERNPIGKVNGILILPDGKLEGGADNRRDDTAVGY, from the coding sequence ATGAAAAAACTATTTTTATCAAATTTTATACTTTTATTATTTTGTTTTGTAACCTCTGCTCAACAAAAAAGAGGTGTCATTGCTTCTAAAGCAATGGTTGTAAGTGCTTACCCTGATGCTTCCAAGATAGGTTTGGAGGTGCTTAAAAAAGGTGGTAATGCCTTTGATGCCATGATTGCAACTGAATTAGCACTAGCTGTTTGTTATCCTGTAGCAGGTAATATTGGTGGAGGTGGTTTTATGGTGTATAGAACTCATAAAAGCGAATATGGAACTCTTGATTACCGAGAAAAAGCCCCAAAAAAAGCTCACAAAGATATGTTTTTAGATGCTCAGAGGAATGTAATTCCCAATTTAAGTTTGGAAAGCCATTTGGCTGTGGGTGTACCAGGAACTGTAGATGGTCTATGGCAAGTACATCAGAAATTTGGAACATTACCTTTCAAGGATTTGGTACAACCTGCCATAGATTTGGCATACAAAGGTGTAATCCTTACCAAAGCCGAAGCGGATGGTTTGAATGAATACAGAGCTGATTTTATCAAAAATAATACACAGATTCCTCATTGGGTAAAACCAGAAGGCATTTTTTGGAAAGCTGGAGATACACTCAAACACATTGATTTAGCTCATACACTTGAAAGAATACGTGATAATGGAAGAGAGGGTTTCTACAAAGGAAAAACGGCTGAATTGATAGTTGCTCAAATGAAAAGCCCACAGGCAAACAAAGGTATCATTAGTTTAGAAGATTTACAAAACTACAAAGCTACTTGGCGAAAACCTGTAATAGGGAGTTACAAAGACTATAAAATTATTTCTATGTCCCCGCCTTCAGCAGGAGGAATAGGGCTAATTCAGATGCTTGGAATGGTGGAGAAATTTCCTTTAAAAGAATGGGGATTTCATCATCCTAAAAGCATACAAGCTATTATAGAAGCTGAACGCCGATTCTACGCAGATAGAGCGACTTATATTGGAGACCCTGATTTTTATAAAGTTCCCATCAAGAAACTTTTAGACAAAACCTACATTGCTAAACGTATCAAAGATTTTACGCCTGAAAAAGCGACACCTTCCAGACAAATAAAAGCAGGAGTATTGAGCGGAAAAGAAAGTGAAGAAACAACACATTATTCGATTGTGGATGCTTTGGGCAATGCTGTGGCTGTAACCACCACACTCAACGATAATTATGGTTCAAAAATTATGGTACATGGAGCAGGTTTTTTGTTAAACAACGAAATGGACGATTTTAGTAGCAAAACAGGCGTTCCTAATATGTTTGGAGTGGTAGGAGGCAAAGCCAATGCCATAGCACCCAACAAACGCATGTTAAGTTCAATGACACCTACCATTTTAGAAAAAAACAACAAGCTTTTTATGATTGTAGGTACACCTGGTGGCTCAACCATTACAACATCTGTTTTTCAGGTAGTTTTGAATGTAATAGAGTTTGATATGAGCCTTCAGGAAGCCATTGAAAAGCCTCGTTTTCATCATCAATGGCTACCAGATTTGGTGTATATTGAAAAAGCCACTTTTGACGAAAAAACAAGAATGATACTTAAACAATGGGGCTACACGCTCCAAGAAAGAAACCCAATTGGAAAAGTAAATGGTATTTTGATATTGCCAGATGGCAAATTGGAGGGTGGTGCAGACAATAGAAGAGATGACACAGCAGTGGGTTATTAA
- a CDS encoding GCN5 family acetyltransferase, whose product MLLNFDETYILENEKIRLEPLQEAHLEHLKHFPIEEPEIWKYSLMQINDVDSLQRYIQIALENRKAKKEYAFAVFDKLKQQYAGSTRFYDIQLENRMLQLGFTWYGKSFQGTHVNRNCKYLLLEFAFEQLNNERVEFRADYRNEKSIQAMMKIGCVKEGIMRSHADCADGTRRTSVILSILKDEWHSSVKNNLLNSLQKYD is encoded by the coding sequence ATGTTACTTAATTTTGATGAAACTTACATTTTAGAAAACGAAAAAATCCGTTTAGAGCCTCTTCAAGAAGCTCATTTAGAGCATTTAAAGCATTTCCCTATCGAAGAACCTGAAATTTGGAAATATAGCCTTATGCAAATTAATGATGTTGATAGTCTCCAAAGATATATTCAAATAGCTCTCGAGAACCGAAAAGCTAAAAAAGAATATGCATTTGCTGTATTTGATAAACTCAAACAGCAATATGCTGGCTCTACAAGATTTTATGATATACAGCTTGAAAACAGAATGTTACAACTTGGTTTTACTTGGTATGGCAAAAGTTTTCAAGGTACTCATGTGAATAGAAACTGTAAATATTTACTTTTGGAATTTGCTTTTGAACAGTTAAACAACGAAAGAGTAGAATTTCGAGCTGATTACAGAAATGAAAAAAGCATCCAAGCCATGATGAAGATTGGTTGTGTAAAAGAGGGCATCATGCGTAGTCATGCCGATTGTGCAGATGGTACACGCAGAACAAGTGTCATTTTAAGTATTTTAAAAGATGAATGGCATAGTTCAGTTAAAAACAATTTACTAAATTCTTTACAAAAATATGATTGA
- a CDS encoding coproporphyrinogen III oxidase translates to MQEKSRGEEFHLIVIEEFQNIQSSICSALELADGSGQKFSEDLWLRPEGGGGLTRVFAEGSVIEKGGVNFSKVHGEVTPLMAEKLHMAEGDFLATGVSIVLHPHNPFVPIIHMNIRYFESQGKDGSSTYWFGGGIDLTPHYVNKEDAQFFHNQLKRVCDLHQVDFYPKYKKWADDYFFIKHRNETRGIGGVFFDRVQGSENFSKENLFNFVLDLGKSFSSIYTHLMHKNKDKEYTEKHKKWQYLRRGRYVEFNLVYDAGTKFGLETNGRIESILMSLPPQAQWTYDFRPEPNSPEEETLQMLRKGIDWV, encoded by the coding sequence ATGCAAGAAAAAAGTAGAGGTGAAGAATTTCATTTAATAGTTATAGAAGAGTTTCAGAATATTCAGAGTAGTATTTGTAGTGCTTTAGAATTGGCTGATGGGAGTGGTCAGAAGTTTTCGGAAGATCTTTGGCTACGTCCTGAAGGTGGAGGTGGACTTACAAGGGTATTTGCAGAGGGGAGTGTGATTGAAAAAGGAGGCGTAAATTTCTCGAAAGTTCACGGTGAAGTAACACCTCTTATGGCTGAAAAACTTCATATGGCAGAAGGTGATTTTCTTGCTACGGGTGTCTCTATTGTATTACATCCACACAATCCATTTGTGCCAATTATCCACATGAATATCAGATATTTTGAGTCACAAGGAAAAGATGGTAGTTCTACTTATTGGTTTGGAGGAGGTATAGATTTGACTCCACATTATGTAAATAAAGAAGATGCCCAGTTTTTTCATAACCAACTTAAAAGAGTCTGTGATTTACATCAGGTAGATTTTTATCCAAAATACAAGAAATGGGCTGATGACTATTTTTTCATCAAACACAGGAATGAAACCAGAGGTATTGGAGGAGTGTTTTTTGATAGGGTTCAAGGTTCAGAAAACTTTTCAAAAGAGAATTTGTTTAATTTTGTGTTGGATTTAGGAAAGAGTTTTTCTTCTATCTATACTCATTTAATGCATAAAAATAAAGATAAAGAATATACAGAAAAGCATAAAAAATGGCAATACCTAAGACGTGGACGTTATGTAGAATTTAATTTAGTATATGATGCAGGCACAAAATTTGGTCTTGAAACCAATGGAAGAATAGAATCTATCTTGATGAGCTTGCCTCCTCAAGCCCAATGGACGTACGATTTCAGACCAGAACCCAACAGCCCTGAAGAAGAAACTCTACAAATGCTCAGAAAAGGAATTGATTGGGTATAA